From a single Clostridia bacterium genomic region:
- a CDS encoding sigma-70 family RNA polymerase sigma factor yields the protein MSLEELERVYRTHYRTVWNVCLTFLREASDVEDAVQDTFVKLALSRRDFADSDGVKAWLIAVAKNVCRDELRKKRRGDLPLEEERCGSADDPEPDETLEAVRSLNEKYRIPIYLFYYEGLSTAQIARLTGRKESTVRSDLSRGRNELRRILERSE from the coding sequence TTACCGCACGGTCTGGAACGTTTGCCTGACCTTTCTGCGCGAAGCGTCCGACGTTGAGGACGCGGTGCAGGATACCTTCGTCAAGCTCGCGCTTTCCCGCCGCGATTTCGCGGACTCGGACGGCGTAAAGGCGTGGCTGATCGCGGTCGCGAAGAACGTCTGCCGCGACGAGCTGCGCAAAAAGCGGCGCGGCGACCTGCCGCTTGAAGAGGAACGCTGCGGCTCCGCCGACGATCCCGAGCCGGACGAAACGCTTGAGGCGGTGCGTTCGCTGAATGAAAAATACCGTATACCGATATATCTTTTTTATTACGAGGGACTTTCCACCGCGCAGATAGCGCGGCTGACCGGCAGAAAGGAATCGACGGTGCGCAGCGATCTGAGCCGCGGCAGAAACGAGCTGCGGCGCATACTTGAAAGGAGCGAATGA